One Lodderomyces beijingensis strain CBS 14171 genome assembly, chromosome: 5 DNA segment encodes these proteins:
- a CDS encoding mitochondrial 37S ribosomal protein bS6m: protein MYYELFAIARITDPLHVTKEATKIASTVGKLILNNRGVIRDITSLGARPLPKIVSREQERHFQGYNFIIGFDSSSNVQAQLLRTLRKDPRILRASMKKHDLTKSLNPGTSLEQALR, encoded by the coding sequence ATGTACTACGAACTATTTGCTATAGCCCGTATCACGGATCCGTTGCATGTTACAAAGGAAGCCACCAAGATTGCCTCGACAGTTGgtaagttgatcttgaacaacagagGCGTCATCAGGGACATAACGAGCTTAGGCGCAAGACCACTACCCAAGATAGTCTCcagagaacaagaacggCACTTTCAAGGAtacaacttcatcatcggGTTTGATTCCTCGAGTAATGTGCAAGCGCAATTGTTGAGAACATTGCGAAAAGACCCGAGAATCCTAAGGGCCAGTATGAAGAAACacgacttgaccaagagtTTGAATCCGGGGACATCTTTGGAACAGGCCCTTAGGTGA